In Phocoena sinus isolate mPhoSin1 chromosome X, mPhoSin1.pri, whole genome shotgun sequence, a genomic segment contains:
- the LOC116747735 gene encoding melanoma-associated antigen B1-like gives MPRGRKSKRRAREKRHRAHRETQSLKGAQATAEAEAAVAAAEEIEESPSSPASVSRGTPPSSPAAGTRQEPQGAPATTSRDEGVSCPGSEEGAQSQKEKSAGTSQAAPSTHSSCRDPLTRKVRMLVHFLLEKYKTKEPIPQAALLKAVNRKYQKHFPEILSRASEIMELVFGLELKDVDPSNHSYALISKMALPSEGSLSDESGPPTSGLLMALLGLIFKKGNRATEEELWKFLSELGLYAGRRHWIFGEPRRLISKDFVQRKYLTYRQVPNSDPPRYEFLWGPRTYAETSKMKVLEFMAKSTGTVPSAFPDLYEQALKDEEERAAVRAAARAAAVAEGRAHYRAQARSSSHM, from the coding sequence ATGCCTCGGGGCCGGAAGAGCAAGCGCCGTGCCCGTGAGAAACGCCACCGGGCCCACAGAGAGACTCAGAGTCTCAAGGGTGCCCAGGCCActgcggaggcggaggcggcggtggcggcggcagaAGAGATAGAAGAGTCACCCTCCTCCCCCGCTTCTGTTTCTCGGGGTACTCCCCCGAGCTCCCCTGCTGCTGGCACTCGCCAGGAGCCTCAGGGAGCCCCAGCCACTACCTCTCGTGATGAAGGGGTTTCATGCCCAGGATCTGAAGAGGGTGCCCAGAGCCAAAAGGAGAAAAGTGCAGGTACCTCCCAGGCAGCACCTTCCACTCACAGCAGTTGCAGAGATCCTCTGACCAGGAAGGTCAGAATGTTGGTGCACTTCCTGCTGGAGAAGTACAAGACGAAGGAGCCCATCCCGCAGGCAGCACTGCTGAAGGCTGTCAACAGGAAGTACCAGAAGCACTTCCCTGAGATCCTCAGCAGAGCCTCTGAGATCATGGAGCTGGTCTTTGGCCTCGAGCTGAAGGATGTCGACCCCAGCAATCACTCCTACGCCCTCATCAGCAAGATGGCCCTCCCCAGCGAGGGAAGTCTGAGTGATGAGTCGGGGCCGCCCACGTCCGGTCTCCTGATGGCTCTCCTGGGCCTGATCTTCAAGAAGGGCAACCGTGCCACTGAAGAGGAGCTCTGGAAATTCCTCAGTGAGTTGGGTTTGTATGCTGGGAGGAGGCACTGGATCTTCGGGGAGCCCAGGAGGCTCATCAGCAAAGATTTCGTGCAGCGGAAGTACCTGACGTACCGCCAGGTGCCCAACAGCGATCCTCCGCGCTATGAGTTCCTGTGGGGCCCGAGAACCTACGCTGAAACCAGCAAGATGAAAGTGCTGGAGTTTATGGCCAAGTCCACCGGTACCGTCCCCAGTGCCTTCCCAGATCTCTATGAGCAGGCtctgaaagatgaggaagagagagcagcGGTGAGAGCCGCGGCCAGGGCTGCAGCTGTTGCTGAGGGCAGAGCCCATTACAGGGCCCAGGCCCGCAGCTCCTCCCACATGTAG